In Streptomyces sp. P3, one DNA window encodes the following:
- a CDS encoding roadblock/LC7 domain-containing protein: MSQAAQNLNWLITNFVDNTPGVSHTVVVSADGLLLAMSEGFPRDRADQLAAVASGLTSLTAGASRIFEGGSVNQTVVEMERGFLFIMSVSDGSSLAVLAHPEADIGLIGYEMALLVDRAGSVLTPDLRAELQGSLLN, from the coding sequence ATGAGCCAGGCGGCACAGAACCTGAACTGGTTGATCACCAACTTCGTGGACAACACCCCGGGGGTGTCCCACACGGTGGTGGTCTCCGCCGACGGACTCCTTCTGGCGATGTCCGAAGGCTTCCCCCGCGACCGTGCCGACCAGCTCGCGGCCGTCGCCTCAGGTCTGACGTCCCTGACGGCAGGCGCTTCCCGGATCTTCGAGGGAGGCAGCGTGAACCAGACGGTTGTGGAGATGGAGCGGGGATTCCTGTTCATCATGTCCGTGTCCGACGGTTCCTCGCTCGCAGTGCTCGCACACCCCGAGGCGGACATCGGTCTCATTGGGTACGAGATGGCACTCCTGGTGGACCGAGCCGGGTCGGTCCTGACGCCCGACCTTCGAGCGGAGCTCCAAGGGAGCCTTCTCAACTAA
- a CDS encoding DUF742 domain-containing protein, with protein sequence MATPPGGSHAGNWSYGPAQGQNDGTQNPNRYNFPSAPSQQRPYTPQGPQGPGPSPYDQPHAPRIQPVQPHRRSPEPAPAGSSNNPLVRPYAMTGGRTRPRYQLAIEALVHTTAQPHQMQGQLPEHQRICNLCREIKSVAEISALLTIPLGVARILVADLAEAGLVAIHQPGGDESAGGQPDVTLLERVLSGLRKL encoded by the coding sequence GTGGCAACACCCCCAGGCGGTTCGCATGCGGGCAACTGGTCGTACGGTCCTGCCCAGGGCCAGAACGACGGTACCCAGAACCCGAACCGTTACAACTTCCCCTCCGCGCCCAGCCAGCAGCGGCCGTACACGCCGCAGGGGCCGCAGGGCCCGGGGCCGTCCCCGTACGACCAGCCGCACGCCCCGCGCATCCAGCCGGTGCAGCCGCATCGCCGCTCCCCGGAGCCGGCGCCCGCCGGCTCGTCGAACAACCCGCTGGTGCGTCCGTACGCCATGACCGGTGGCCGGACCCGCCCGCGGTACCAGCTCGCCATCGAGGCGCTGGTGCACACCACCGCGCAGCCGCATCAGATGCAGGGCCAGCTGCCCGAGCATCAGCGGATCTGCAACCTCTGCCGAGAGATCAAGTCGGTCGCCGAGATCTCGGCGCTGCTGACCATCCCCCTCGGTGTGGCCAGGATCCTCGTCGCCGACTTGGCGGAAGCGGGACTGGTCGCCATCCATCAGCCCGGCGGCGACGAGAGCGCCGGCGGCCAGCCAGACGTGACACTGCTCGAAAGGGTGCTCAGTGGACTTCGCAAGCTCTAG
- a CDS encoding ATP/GTP-binding protein has protein sequence MDFASSSGGPSRSTTSAKIVVAGGFGVGKTTFVGAVSEINPLRTEAVMTSASAGIDDLTHTGDKTTTTVAMDFGRITLDQDLILYLFGTPGQDRFWFMWDDLVRGAIGAIVLVDTRRLADCFPAVDYFENSGLPFVIALNGFDGNQPYNPDEVREALQIGPDTPIITTDARHRADAKSALITLVEHALMARLR, from the coding sequence GTGGACTTCGCAAGCTCTAGCGGGGGTCCCTCCCGCTCCACCACTTCCGCGAAGATCGTGGTGGCGGGCGGCTTCGGCGTGGGCAAGACCACGTTCGTCGGGGCTGTTTCGGAGATCAATCCGCTGCGCACCGAGGCCGTCATGACGTCCGCGTCGGCGGGCATCGACGACCTCACCCACACCGGGGACAAGACGACCACCACGGTCGCCATGGACTTCGGCCGCATCACCCTGGACCAGGACCTGATCCTCTACCTGTTCGGCACCCCCGGCCAGGACCGCTTCTGGTTCATGTGGGACGACCTGGTGCGCGGCGCCATCGGCGCGATCGTCCTGGTCGACACCCGCCGTCTCGCCGACTGCTTCCCCGCGGTCGACTACTTCGAGAACTCGGGTCTCCCCTTCGTGATCGCCCTCAACGGCTTCGACGGCAACCAGCCGTACAACCCGGACGAGGTGCGTGAGGCGCTGCAGATCGGCCCCGACACCCCCATCATCACGACGGACGCCCGCCATCGCGCGGACGCGAAGTCCGCGCTCATCACGCTCGTCGAGCACGCCTTGATGGCGCGGTTGCGGTAG
- a CDS encoding acyl-CoA carboxylase subunit epsilon: protein MNTPDIRVEKGHAEPEEVAAITAILLARAAARTSEPAPDRRGRHKAGWRRLEREGGFRAPHSWH from the coding sequence ATGAACACTCCCGACATCCGCGTCGAGAAGGGCCACGCCGAGCCCGAGGAAGTCGCCGCCATCACGGCGATCCTCCTGGCCCGCGCCGCCGCCCGCACCTCCGAGCCCGCTCCGGACCGCCGTGGCCGCCACAAGGCGGGCTGGCGCCGCCTGGAGCGCGAGGGCGGTTTCCGCGCCCCGCACAGCTGGCACTGA
- a CDS encoding acyl-CoA carboxylase subunit beta has protein sequence MTVLEETTGEQTVEPSEPTDARGRVAELHEIRAQALAGPSEKATQAQHAKGKLTARERIELLLDPGSFQEVEQLRRHRAVGFGLEAKKPFTDGVITGWGTVEGRTVFVYAHDFRIFGGALGEAHATKIHKIMDMAIAAGAPLVSLNDGAGARIQEGVSALAGYGGIFQRNTKASGVIPQISVMLGPCAGGAAYSPALTDFVFMVRETSQMFITGPDVVKAVTGEEITQNGLGGADVHAETSGVCHFAYDDEETCIAEVRYLLSMLPQNNRENPPRSEAGDPADRRGDVLLDLVPADGNRPYDMTKVIEEIVDDGDYLEVHERWARNIICALARLDGQVVGIVANQPQSLAGVLDIEASEKAARFVQMCDAFNIPIVTLLDVPGFLPGVDQEHGGIIRHGAKLLYAYCNATVPRISLILRKAYGGAYIVMDSQSIGADLTYAWPTNEIAVMGAEGAANVIFRRQIAGAEDPDAMRARMVKEYKSELMHPYYAAERGLVDDVIDPAETREILIRSLTMLQSKHADLPSRKHGNPPQ, from the coding sequence ATGACCGTTTTGGAAGAGACGACGGGCGAGCAGACCGTAGAGCCTTCGGAGCCCACGGACGCGCGCGGCCGGGTGGCCGAGCTGCACGAGATCCGTGCCCAGGCCCTGGCCGGTCCGAGCGAGAAGGCGACCCAGGCGCAGCACGCCAAGGGCAAGCTGACCGCCCGGGAGCGGATCGAGCTGCTCCTGGACCCGGGGTCCTTCCAGGAGGTCGAGCAGCTGCGCCGGCACCGGGCGGTGGGATTCGGCCTCGAGGCGAAGAAGCCGTTCACCGACGGTGTGATCACCGGCTGGGGCACGGTGGAGGGCCGCACGGTCTTCGTCTACGCCCACGACTTCCGCATCTTCGGCGGCGCGCTGGGCGAGGCCCACGCCACGAAGATCCACAAGATCATGGACATGGCCATCGCGGCCGGGGCTCCGCTGGTCTCGCTCAACGACGGCGCCGGCGCCCGTATCCAGGAGGGCGTCTCCGCGCTCGCCGGCTACGGCGGCATCTTCCAGCGCAACACCAAGGCCTCCGGCGTCATCCCGCAGATCTCCGTGATGCTCGGCCCGTGCGCGGGCGGCGCGGCCTACAGCCCCGCGCTGACCGACTTCGTGTTCATGGTCCGCGAGACCTCGCAGATGTTCATCACCGGCCCGGACGTCGTCAAGGCGGTCACCGGCGAGGAGATCACGCAGAACGGCCTCGGCGGCGCCGACGTGCACGCCGAGACCTCGGGCGTCTGCCACTTCGCGTACGACGACGAGGAGACGTGCATCGCGGAGGTGCGCTACCTCCTGTCGATGCTGCCGCAGAACAACCGCGAGAACCCCCCGCGCTCCGAGGCCGGCGACCCCGCCGACCGCCGCGGCGACGTCCTGCTCGACCTGGTCCCGGCCGACGGCAACCGCCCGTACGACATGACCAAGGTCATCGAGGAGATCGTCGACGACGGCGACTACCTCGAGGTCCACGAGCGGTGGGCGCGCAACATCATCTGCGCGCTGGCCCGTCTGGACGGCCAGGTCGTCGGCATCGTCGCCAACCAGCCCCAGTCCCTGGCCGGCGTGCTGGACATCGAGGCCTCCGAGAAGGCCGCGCGGTTCGTGCAGATGTGCGACGCCTTCAACATCCCGATCGTCACCCTGCTGGACGTCCCCGGCTTCCTGCCCGGCGTCGACCAGGAGCACGGCGGCATCATCCGCCACGGCGCGAAGCTGCTGTACGCCTACTGCAACGCGACCGTCCCGCGTATCTCGCTCATCCTGCGCAAGGCCTACGGCGGCGCCTACATCGTCATGGACAGCCAGTCCATCGGCGCGGACCTCACCTACGCGTGGCCGACCAACGAGATCGCCGTCATGGGCGCCGAGGGCGCGGCCAACGTCATCTTCCGGCGGCAGATCGCCGGCGCGGAGGACCCCGACGCCATGCGGGCCCGCATGGTCAAGGAGTACAAGTCCGAGCTGATGCACCCGTACTACGCGGCCGAGCGCGGCCTCGTCGACGACGTGATCGACCCGGCCGAGACCCGCGAAATCCTGATCCGCTCGCTGACGATGCTCCAGTCGAAGCACGCCGACCTGCCCTCCCGCAAGCACGGCAACCCTCCGCAGTAA
- a CDS encoding YceI family protein has translation MSIFGRKNTDDSAATATAPVSPELAALTGAYAIDPTHSTIGFVARHAMVTNVKGKFNDFTGSLQLDGADPSRSTASIDVSMDSIDTGSADRDGHLKSADFFKTDEFPAMTFRSTSVESAGGDDYRVTGDLSILGVTRPLTIDLEFNGAAKDPFGNERVGFEGKAEILRSEWGLTWNAALETGGVLVSDKIKLNFDISAIKNA, from the coding sequence ATGAGCATCTTCGGCCGCAAGAACACCGACGACTCCGCCGCCACCGCCACTGCCCCCGTGAGCCCGGAGCTCGCCGCGCTCACCGGCGCCTACGCGATCGACCCGACGCACTCGACGATCGGCTTCGTGGCCCGGCACGCGATGGTCACGAACGTCAAGGGCAAGTTCAACGACTTCACCGGCTCGCTGCAGCTGGACGGCGCCGACCCGTCCCGTTCCACCGCCTCCATCGACGTCAGCATGGACAGCATCGACACCGGGTCCGCCGACCGCGACGGCCACCTCAAGAGCGCCGACTTCTTCAAGACCGACGAGTTCCCGGCGATGACCTTCCGCTCCACGTCCGTCGAGTCCGCCGGCGGCGACGACTACCGCGTCACCGGCGACCTGAGCATCCTCGGCGTCACCAGGCCGCTCACCATCGACCTGGAGTTCAACGGCGCCGCGAAGGACCCGTTCGGCAACGAGCGAGTCGGCTTCGAGGGCAAGGCGGAGATCCTGCGCTCGGAGTGGGGTCTGACCTGGAACGCGGCACTGGAGACGGGTGGCGTCCTGGTCTCGGACAAGATCAAGCTGAACTTCGACATCTCGGCGATCAAGAACGCGTAA
- the cimA gene encoding citramalate synthase: MTETSELDDSFHVFDTTLRDGAQREGINLTVADKLAIARHLDDFGVGFIEGGWPGANPRDTEFFARAQEEIDFRHAQLVAFGATRRAGAKAAEDPQVRALLESGAEVITLVAKSHDRHVELALRTTLDENLAMVSDTVSFLKGEGRRVFVDCEHFFDGYRANPEYAKAVVRAAAEAGADVVVLCDTNGGMLPGQVQAVVSTVLADTGARLGIHAQDDTGCAVANTLAAVDAGATHVQCTANGYGERVGNANLFPVVAALELKYGKKVLPEGRLREMTRISHAIAEVVNLTPSTHQPYVGVSAFAHKAGLHASAIKVDPDLYQHIDPEQVGNTMRMLVSDMAGRASIELKGKELGVDLGGDRELVGRVVERVKERELRGYTYEAADASFELLLRAEVEGSPLKYFEVESWRAIVEDRPDGSHANEATVKLYAKGERIVATAEGNGPVNALDRALRVALEKIYPQLAKLELVDYKVRILEGVHGTQSTTRVLISTTDGAGEWSTVGVAENVIAASWQALEDAYTYGLLRASVTPAE, translated from the coding sequence ATGACCGAAACCAGCGAACTCGACGATTCGTTCCACGTCTTCGACACCACCCTGCGGGACGGCGCCCAGCGTGAGGGCATCAACCTCACCGTCGCCGACAAGCTGGCCATCGCCCGTCACCTGGACGACTTCGGAGTGGGCTTCATCGAGGGCGGCTGGCCCGGCGCCAACCCGCGCGACACCGAGTTCTTCGCCCGCGCGCAGGAGGAGATCGACTTCAGGCACGCCCAGCTGGTCGCCTTCGGCGCGACCCGCCGGGCCGGCGCCAAGGCCGCGGAGGACCCGCAGGTCAGGGCGCTGCTGGAGTCGGGCGCCGAAGTGATCACCCTGGTCGCGAAGTCCCACGACCGACACGTCGAGCTGGCCCTGCGCACCACGCTGGACGAGAACCTGGCCATGGTGAGCGACACCGTGTCCTTCCTGAAGGGCGAGGGCCGCCGGGTCTTCGTCGACTGCGAGCACTTCTTCGACGGCTACCGCGCGAATCCCGAGTACGCCAAGGCGGTCGTGCGGGCCGCCGCCGAGGCCGGTGCCGACGTGGTCGTCCTGTGCGACACCAACGGCGGCATGCTCCCGGGACAGGTGCAGGCGGTCGTCTCCACCGTCCTCGCCGACACCGGCGCCCGGCTCGGCATCCACGCCCAGGACGACACCGGCTGCGCGGTCGCGAACACCCTGGCCGCGGTGGACGCGGGCGCGACGCACGTGCAGTGCACGGCGAACGGCTACGGCGAGCGGGTCGGCAACGCCAACCTCTTCCCGGTGGTCGCGGCCCTGGAGCTGAAGTACGGCAAGAAGGTGCTGCCCGAGGGCCGGTTGCGCGAGATGACCCGTATCTCGCACGCGATCGCCGAGGTCGTCAACCTCACCCCGTCCACGCACCAGCCGTACGTCGGCGTCTCGGCCTTCGCCCACAAGGCCGGCCTGCACGCCTCGGCCATCAAGGTCGACCCCGACCTGTACCAGCACATCGACCCCGAGCAGGTCGGCAACACCATGCGGATGCTGGTCTCCGACATGGCCGGCCGCGCCTCGATCGAGCTCAAGGGCAAGGAGCTCGGCGTCGACCTGGGCGGCGACCGCGAACTGGTCGGCCGGGTCGTCGAGCGGGTCAAGGAGCGCGAACTCCGGGGCTACACCTACGAGGCGGCGGACGCGTCCTTCGAGCTGCTGCTGCGCGCGGAGGTCGAGGGCAGCCCGCTCAAGTACTTCGAGGTGGAGTCCTGGCGGGCGATCGTCGAGGACCGCCCCGACGGCAGCCACGCCAACGAGGCCACGGTCAAGCTCTACGCCAAGGGTGAGCGGATCGTCGCCACGGCGGAGGGCAACGGCCCGGTCAACGCCCTCGACCGCGCACTGCGGGTGGCGCTCGAGAAGATCTACCCGCAGCTGGCCAAGCTCGAGCTGGTCGACTACAAGGTCCGCATCCTCGAGGGCGTCCACGGCACCCAGTCCACCACCCGCGTGCTGATCTCCACGACGGACGGGGCGGGGGAGTGGTCCACGGTCGGCGTCGCGGAGAACGTGATCGCCGCGTCCTGGCAGGCCCTGGAGGACGCCTACACGTACGGACTGCTCAGGGCGAGCGTGACGCCGGCGGAGTGA
- a CDS encoding branched-chain amino acid aminotransferase, with product MTTPTIELKPSASPTSAAERQAILANPGFGRHFTDHMVTIKWTEGRGWHDGQLVPYAPIPLDPATNVLHYAQEIFEGLKAYRRPDGSVATFRPDQNAKRFQRSARRLAMPELPVETFIAACDALVAQDRDWVPAHGGEESLYLRPFMIATEVGLGVKPANEYLFLVIASPAGAYFPGGVKPVSIWVSEDHVRAVPGGMGDAKTGGNYAASLLAQAEAAAQGCAQVCYLDAVERKWVEELGGMNLYFVYGDKIVTPSLTGSILEGVTRDSLLAVARDLGYEAAEGRISVDQWQQDSADGTLTEVFACGTAAVITPVGTVKRTGGEWQQSGGEPGEVTLRLRQALLDIQRGTAEDKHGWMHRLG from the coding sequence ATGACGACGCCCACGATCGAGCTCAAGCCCTCCGCCAGCCCCACCTCCGCCGCCGAGCGGCAGGCGATCCTGGCGAACCCCGGCTTCGGCCGCCACTTCACCGACCACATGGTGACGATCAAGTGGACCGAGGGCCGCGGCTGGCACGACGGCCAGCTCGTTCCGTACGCGCCGATCCCCCTCGACCCGGCCACCAACGTCCTGCACTACGCGCAGGAGATCTTCGAGGGCCTGAAGGCGTACCGCCGCCCCGACGGCTCCGTCGCCACCTTCCGGCCGGACCAGAACGCCAAGCGCTTCCAGCGCTCCGCCCGCCGGCTCGCCATGCCCGAGCTGCCGGTCGAGACGTTCATCGCGGCCTGTGACGCGCTCGTCGCCCAGGACCGGGACTGGGTGCCCGCGCACGGCGGCGAGGAGTCCCTCTACCTGCGGCCGTTCATGATCGCGACCGAGGTCGGCCTGGGCGTCAAGCCGGCCAACGAGTACCTCTTCCTCGTCATCGCCTCTCCGGCCGGCGCCTACTTCCCCGGCGGCGTCAAGCCGGTCTCCATCTGGGTCTCCGAGGACCATGTCCGCGCCGTCCCCGGCGGCATGGGCGACGCCAAGACGGGCGGCAACTACGCCGCCTCGCTGCTCGCCCAGGCCGAGGCCGCCGCGCAGGGCTGCGCCCAGGTCTGCTACCTCGACGCGGTCGAGCGCAAGTGGGTCGAGGAGCTCGGCGGCATGAACCTGTACTTCGTGTACGGCGACAAGATCGTCACGCCGTCCCTCACCGGCTCCATCCTGGAGGGCGTCACCCGCGACAGCCTCCTCGCCGTCGCCCGCGACCTCGGCTACGAGGCCGCGGAGGGCCGCATCTCCGTCGACCAGTGGCAGCAGGACTCCGCCGACGGCACCCTGACGGAGGTCTTCGCCTGCGGCACCGCCGCCGTGATCACCCCGGTCGGCACGGTCAAGCGCACCGGCGGCGAGTGGCAGCAGTCGGGCGGCGAGCCCGGCGAGGTCACCCTCAGGCTGCGGCAGGCCCTGCTGGACATCCAGCGCGGCACGGCCGAGGACAAGCACGGCTGGATGCACCGCCTGGGCTGA
- a CDS encoding 3-isopropylmalate dehydrogenase: MSRSLNLAVIPGDGIGQEVVAEGLKVLSAVLPQDVKLETKEYDFGARRYHATGETLTDADVDALKQHDAILLGAIGDPSVPSGVLERGFLLKLRFAFDHHVNLRPSKLLPGVTTPLAGQPEIDFVVVREGTEGPYTGNGGTIRKGTPHEVATEVSVNTAFGVERVVRDAFARAQARPRKKLTLVHKNNVLAFAGHLWTNVFNQVAEEFPDVATDYIHVDAATIYLVTDPARFDVIVTDNLFGDIITDLAAAVSGGIGVAASGNINPSGEFPSMFEPVHGSAPDIAGQGKADPTATVLSVALLLRHLGYEAEAVRIEDAVSADLGERGSLPARSTSEIGDALSVRVAG; this comes from the coding sequence ATGTCTCGCAGCCTCAATCTCGCAGTGATCCCCGGTGACGGCATCGGCCAGGAGGTCGTGGCCGAAGGTCTCAAGGTCCTCTCCGCCGTCCTCCCGCAGGATGTGAAGCTGGAGACCAAGGAGTACGACTTCGGCGCCCGGCGCTACCACGCGACCGGTGAGACCCTCACCGACGCGGACGTCGACGCGCTCAAGCAGCACGACGCGATCCTGCTCGGCGCGATCGGCGACCCGAGCGTCCCCTCCGGTGTCCTGGAGCGGGGCTTCCTGCTCAAGCTGCGCTTCGCCTTCGACCACCACGTGAACCTGCGCCCGTCGAAGCTCCTGCCCGGCGTGACCACCCCGCTGGCCGGTCAGCCCGAGATCGACTTCGTCGTGGTCCGCGAGGGAACCGAGGGCCCGTACACCGGCAACGGCGGCACGATCCGCAAGGGCACCCCGCACGAGGTCGCCACCGAGGTCTCCGTGAACACGGCGTTCGGCGTCGAGCGCGTGGTCCGCGACGCCTTCGCCCGCGCACAGGCCCGGCCCCGCAAGAAGCTCACGCTGGTCCACAAGAACAACGTGCTGGCCTTCGCCGGTCACCTCTGGACGAACGTCTTCAACCAGGTGGCCGAGGAGTTCCCCGACGTCGCCACCGACTACATCCATGTCGACGCGGCCACCATCTACCTGGTCACCGACCCGGCGCGGTTCGACGTCATCGTCACCGACAACCTCTTCGGCGACATCATCACCGACCTCGCCGCGGCCGTCTCCGGCGGCATCGGCGTCGCCGCCAGCGGGAACATCAACCCGTCCGGCGAGTTCCCGTCCATGTTCGAGCCGGTGCACGGCTCGGCCCCGGACATCGCGGGCCAGGGCAAGGCTGACCCCACCGCCACGGTCCTGTCCGTCGCCCTGCTCCTGCGCCACCTCGGCTACGAGGCGGAGGCCGTCCGCATCGAGGACGCCGTCTCCGCGGACCTCGGTGAGCGCGGCTCCCTGCCCGCGCGCAGCACCTCCGAGATCGGTGACGCCCTCTCCGTACGAGTAGCCGGCTGA
- a CDS encoding alpha/beta fold hydrolase, whose product MESVITDDGVRLWASRSGTADPLVLCHGGPGLWDMFDDVTALPAPLSDAVRWDQRGCGRSQRCDGPWTTERFVADLEAVRRHFGLGRMTLLGHSWGAQLALSYALAHPGRVRALIYVSGTGIGPDADWHAAYKANFLARLGEDPERLARWREAPEGSRERALIQWSVEFEDRRRAPEHAARMADPWFGVNTACNAALNAERGRDWGTPGLQAACRRLETPVLIVDGARDIRPRSAVDSLERALPHVRRVTLEGAGHLPWTEDPEGFRKAVAATVRSVAVSDSRKSE is encoded by the coding sequence ATGGAGAGCGTGATCACGGACGACGGGGTGCGCCTGTGGGCGTCCCGCAGCGGCACGGCCGACCCGCTGGTCCTGTGCCACGGCGGACCCGGTCTGTGGGACATGTTCGACGACGTGACGGCCCTGCCCGCCCCGCTGTCCGACGCGGTCCGCTGGGACCAGCGCGGCTGCGGGCGCTCCCAGCGATGCGACGGGCCGTGGACCACCGAGCGGTTCGTCGCCGACCTGGAGGCCGTACGGCGGCACTTCGGCCTCGGGAGGATGACCCTGCTCGGGCATTCCTGGGGCGCGCAGCTGGCGTTGAGCTACGCCCTGGCCCACCCCGGGCGGGTGCGCGCGCTGATCTACGTGAGCGGTACGGGCATCGGTCCGGACGCCGACTGGCACGCCGCCTACAAGGCGAACTTCCTCGCCCGGCTCGGCGAGGACCCCGAGCGGCTCGCCCGTTGGCGGGAGGCGCCGGAGGGCAGCCGTGAGCGGGCGCTGATCCAGTGGTCCGTGGAGTTCGAGGACCGGCGGCGGGCTCCGGAGCACGCCGCGCGTATGGCCGACCCCTGGTTCGGCGTCAACACCGCGTGCAACGCGGCGCTCAACGCGGAGCGCGGACGGGACTGGGGCACCCCCGGGCTCCAGGCGGCCTGCCGGCGGCTGGAGACGCCGGTGCTGATCGTCGACGGCGCCCGGGACATCCGGCCCCGTTCGGCGGTGGACTCGCTGGAGCGCGCCCTGCCCCACGTGCGCAGGGTGACCCTGGAGGGAGCCGGCCATCTGCCGTGGACGGAGGACCCCGAGGGCTTCCGGAAGGCGGTGGCCGCGACCGTCCGATCGGTCGCCGTCTCAGATAGTAGGAAGTCCGAGTAA
- the pruA gene encoding L-glutamate gamma-semialdehyde dehydrogenase, giving the protein MDAVTQVPTPVNEPVHGYAPGSPERARLEARLKELADNPIDLPCTIGGERRMGGGERFDVVQPHNHKARLGTYANATRQDAQDAVDAALAAAPAWRAMSFDDRAAIILRAAELLAGPWRETLAASTMLGQSKTAQQAEIDCPCELVDFWRFNVAYARQILAEQPPANSPGVWNRLDHRPLEGFVYAITPFNFTAIAGNLPTAPALMGNVVVWKPSPTQTHAAVLLMRLLEEAGLPKGVINLVTGDGLEVSEVALNHRDLAGIHFTGSTRTFQHLWKTVGANIEKYRTYPRLVGETGGKDFVVAHPSADRAVLKTALTRGAFEYQGQKCSATSRAYIPASIWNSGFKEEFTAEVDNLTMGDVTDLSHFVGAVIDERSFAKNKAAIDRAEADPACTIVAGGSYDDSVGWFVRPTVVECTDPENEVFTTEYFGPFLAVHVYDDSSAEAYDAMLTQMESVSDYALTGSVIASDRAAAAYTMEKLRYAAGNFYINDKSTGAVVGQQPFGGGRASGTDDKAGAPQNLMRWTLTRAIKETLVPPTDYTYPHMG; this is encoded by the coding sequence ATGGACGCTGTGACCCAGGTCCCCACCCCCGTCAACGAGCCGGTGCACGGCTACGCCCCCGGCTCGCCCGAGCGGGCCCGGCTGGAGGCCAGGCTCAAGGAACTGGCCGACAACCCGATCGACCTGCCCTGCACCATCGGCGGCGAGCGCCGGATGGGTGGCGGCGAGCGTTTCGACGTCGTCCAGCCGCACAACCACAAGGCCCGCCTCGGCACGTACGCCAACGCCACCCGGCAGGACGCCCAGGACGCCGTCGACGCGGCCCTCGCCGCCGCGCCGGCCTGGCGCGCGATGTCCTTCGACGACCGTGCCGCGATCATCCTGCGCGCCGCCGAACTGCTGGCCGGCCCCTGGCGGGAGACGCTGGCCGCCTCCACCATGCTCGGCCAGTCGAAGACCGCCCAGCAGGCGGAGATCGACTGCCCCTGCGAGCTCGTCGACTTCTGGCGCTTCAACGTGGCCTATGCCCGCCAGATCCTGGCCGAGCAGCCCCCGGCCAACTCCCCGGGCGTCTGGAACCGGCTCGACCACCGCCCGCTCGAGGGCTTCGTCTACGCGATCACGCCGTTCAACTTCACGGCGATCGCGGGCAATCTGCCGACCGCGCCCGCGCTGATGGGCAACGTGGTCGTCTGGAAGCCGTCGCCGACGCAGACGCACGCCGCCGTACTGCTGATGCGGCTGCTCGAGGAGGCCGGGCTGCCCAAGGGCGTCATCAACCTGGTCACCGGCGACGGCCTGGAGGTCTCCGAGGTCGCCCTGAACCACCGCGACCTCGCCGGCATCCACTTCACCGGCTCCACCAGGACCTTCCAGCACCTGTGGAAGACGGTCGGCGCCAACATCGAGAAGTACCGCACCTACCCGCGTCTGGTCGGCGAGACCGGCGGCAAGGACTTCGTCGTCGCCCACCCGAGCGCCGACCGCGCCGTGCTGAAGACGGCCCTCACCCGGGGCGCCTTCGAGTACCAGGGCCAGAAGTGCAGCGCGACCTCCCGGGCCTACATCCCGGCGTCGATCTGGAACTCCGGCTTCAAGGAGGAGTTCACGGCCGAGGTCGACAACCTGACCATGGGCGACGTCACCGACCTGTCCCACTTCGTCGGCGCGGTCATCGACGAGCGTTCCTTCGCCAAGAACAAGGCGGCCATCGACCGTGCCGAGGCGGACCCGGCCTGCACGATCGTCGCGGGCGGCTCCTACGACGACTCGGTGGGCTGGTTCGTGCGCCCGACCGTCGTCGAGTGCACCGACCCGGAGAACGAGGTCTTCACGACCGAGTACTTCGGCCCGTTCCTCGCCGTGCACGTCTACGACGACAGCTCGGCCGAGGCGTACGACGCCATGCTGACCCAGATGGAGTCGGTCTCGGACTACGCGCTCACCGGCTCGGTCATCGCGAGCGACCGCGCCGCCGCCGCGTACACGATGGAGAAGCTGCGCTACGCGGCCGGCAACTTCTACATCAACGACAAGTCGACCGGCGCCGTCGTCGGCCAGCAGCCCTTCGGCGGCGGCCGGGCCTCCGGCACCGACGACAAGGCCGGCGCCCCGCAGAACCTGATGCGCTGGACGCTCACCCGCGCCATCAAGGAGACGCTGGTCCCGCCGACCGACTACACCTACCCGCACATGGGCTGA